A section of the Macadamia integrifolia cultivar HAES 741 chromosome 9, SCU_Mint_v3, whole genome shotgun sequence genome encodes:
- the LOC122088744 gene encoding uncharacterized protein LOC122088744, which produces MPSQMIHSWTFRELFGAFLDLWLSLLLLCGSVLSFFASKFLGLFGWHLPDFLQMLLFDFPTQKITSVQMSVKTYFPFDSIGKNEQGCQLGVRSLGASDRCNEPKGMEGESSCSSISEAGRRSHSFALRNSSPKKELGGFGLMGSAELDGRADVKGKGVVNQRRRFGLRRRRKAVVEHRKSSSVSSSDPPRLMKREVSRSSYGMSEFGHDFSEEGLVPMNSARIALPDGREGHNLHGFGLNGSFGESKVVEKGASSPRELVCNVRDEQRFDGNEKNVIRILEQALEEEQGAHAALDMELEKERIAAATAADEAMAMILRLQKDKASTEMEARQYQRMIEEKSAYDAEEMDILKEILVRREKEKYFLEKEVETYRQLLEVDGNDMVEISAPRSTFPWDSSENPELMMRKIGESLDKREIEKNVKTSSNYEAQNVEGPSPAHALVKELPYSDWDKDANLLKQVDFQRKASSDKSHPLVPGSCDDGNQEVQEKGMVSMDEERSVLQREGPILERESRLYELNSPPKHGLLERTIISIDEEHGQKSNARQCQGVEVKADPNPCGTEINFPYDEELEKCGRNPDRRGSDQQFSKVETGPSLYDVHVIDDGSKLCKEEAREESQEQLADTASDKFRMHGLPFDPSGFSRIDAATGQPSTSSTETEQDVRTSRSDLTAGLPPISNRRGKSFSYLRRNSMSAVDDERLKLDTEVGWLRERLRIVKEGKEKLSFSLEHREREKIQLQLLEDIAKQLKEIRQLTEPGKAVRQASLPPISSKVSSKKRRCRNVSVALHYST; this is translated from the exons ATGCCTTCCCAGATGATTCATTCATGGACGTTCCGTGAGCTCTTTGGAGCTTTTCTGGATCTTTGGTTATCGCTTCTACTGCTATGTGGATCGGTTCTTAGCTTCTTTGCTTCCAAATTCTTGGGTTTATTCGGTTGGCACTTGCCGGACTTCTTGCAGATGCTGCTTTTTGATTTCCCGACTCAGAAGATCACTTCTGTTCAGATGTCTGTGAAGACCTACTTCCCATTCGATTCCATCGGAAAGAATGAACAAGGATGCCAATTGGGTGTTAGATCATTGGGAGCTAGTGACCGCTGTAATGAACCTAAGGGGATGGAGGGAGAATCCTCTTGCAGCTCCATCTCCGAAGCCGGTAGAAGATCTCATAGCTTTGCTCTTAGAAACTCATCGCCTAAGAAGGAATTGGGTGGGTTTGGATTGATGGGTTCTGCTGAACTTGATGGCCGTGCTGATGTTAAGGGGAAGGGAGTTGTGAATCAGAGGCGAAGGTTTGGTTTACGTCGCCGGCGCAAAGCTGTTGTTGAACATAGGAAATCCTCATCCGTTTCGTCTTCTGATCCCCCAAGGCTTATGAAGCGAGAGGTGTCTCGATCTTCTTACGGAATGAGCGAATTTGGTCATGATTTTTCTGAAGAAGGCTTAGTCCCTATGAATTCTGCACGGATTGCTCTTCCAG ATGGCAGGGAGGGGCACAACCTGCATGGCTTTGGACTGAATGGATCATTTGGTGAAAGTAAGGTCGTGGAAAAGGGTGCATCATCTCCTAGAGAATTAGTATGCAACGTTCGAGACGAGCAGCGGTTTGATGGGAATGAGAAAAATGTGATTAGAATCTTGGAACAAGCACTTGAAGAAGAGCAAGGTGCTCATGCTGCTCTGGATATGGAGCTAGAGAAGGAAAGAattgctgctgcaactgctgcTGATGAAGCCATGGCCATGATACTGCGTCTGCAAAAGGATAAGGCATCAACAGAAATGGAGGCAAGGCAGTATCAGAGGATGATTGAAGAAAAATCTGCATATGATGCAGAGGAAATGGACATTCTCAAAGAGATTCttgtgaggagagagaaggagaagtaCTTTCTGGAGAAGGAAGTGGAAACTTATAGGCAGCTGCTGGAAgttgatggaaatgatatggTGGAAATATCAGCACCAAGGTCTACTTTTCCATGGGATTCAAGTGAGAATCCAGAACTGATGATGCGGAAGATTGGTGAATCTCTagataaaagagaaatagagaaaaatgtGAAAACATCATCCAATTATGAGGCACAGAATGTTGAGGGACCAAGTCCTGCTCATGCTTTAGTGAAAGAGCTACCATATTCAGACTGGGATAAGGATGCCAATCTACTGAAACAAGTGGATTTTCAGAGGAAAGCAAGTTCCGATAAAAGTCATCCACTTGTGCCAGGATCCTGTGATGATGGTAACCAAGAGGTTCAGGAGAAGGGAATGGTATCCATGGATGAGGAAAGATCTGTTCTTCAAAGAGAAGGGCCGATATTAGAGAGAGAGTCCAGGCTATATGAGTTAAACAGCCCTCCAAAGCATGGCTTGCTCGAGAGAACTATTATTTCAATCGATGAAGAACATGGTCAAAAGAGTAATGCTAGACAATGTCAAGGAGTTGAAGTGAAGGCTGATCCAAACCCTTGTGGGACTGAAATCAATTTTCCATATGATGAAGAGTTGGAGAAGTGTGGGAGAAATCCAGATAGACGAGGAAGTGATCAACAATTTTCTAAGGTTGAGACTGGACCAAGTCTTTATGATGTTCATGTAATTGATGATGGATCAAAGTTGTGCAAGGAGGAAGCTAGAGAAGAAAGTCAAGAACAGTTGGCAGACACAGCTTCTGACAAGTTTAGGATGCATGGTCTTCCATTTGACCCCTCTGGTTTCAGTAGGATTGATGCAGCAACTGGGCAGCCAAGTACAAGCAGCACAGAAACGGAGCAAGATGTTCGTACAAGCCGCTCTGATTTGACTGCTGGGTTGCCACCAATCAGCAACAGACGTGGAAAATCTTTTTCCTATTTGCGGAGGAATTCCATGTCTGCAGTGGATGATGAAAGACTGAAACTTGACACTGAAGTTGGGTGGTTAAGAGAAAGG